One segment of Erigeron canadensis isolate Cc75 chromosome 2, C_canadensis_v1, whole genome shotgun sequence DNA contains the following:
- the LOC122587929 gene encoding protein FAR-RED ELONGATED HYPOCOTYL 3-like, with amino-acid sequence MDDFKAELLNKNPGSVVEIDFEKKGDKKHFKRFFISLAACSKGFLAGCRPYIGLDACHLKGKYNGVLAAATGIDGNNSIFLVAYSVLESEITASWTWFLESLKRAIGTPDGLVISSDMQKGLEVAIKHVYPNVEHRECIRHLYSNFKKHFRGDFFYSNLWGAALTYHSSEHDRFMKQIAGLRENAITYLTQNHNKIWSRSKFGTISKCDYITNNISEAFNSWIGKLRYKPVLDLVDSIREKMIKRFDKKRRIVKKWNGTLVPKAKSYLNQISKNLGEYKVSRTGDTQAKVTYKTKRYEVNLLETKCSCRLWQVKGLPCVHATALIAFTRDSDWDKYVDPYFSIEKFKEAYALDFGTIFGKDQWVHIDTEEKIYPPIIKRPPGRPKKNRIVSRNEPKRRSHKCPRCGQFGHREKTCNNASSQSSDQYETSEAHNNKRRRGKKRKAHENGAD; translated from the exons ATGGATGATTTCAAAGCGGAACTACTAAATAAGAACCCGGGAAGTGTTGTTGAGATTGACTTTGAGAAAAAAGGTGACAAGAAACACTTCAAGAGGTTTTTTATATCATTAGCAGCTTGCTCTAAAGGGTTTCTAGCTGGTTGTCGTCCTTATATTGGTCTTGATGCATGTCATCTTAAAGGGAAGTATAATGGGGTACTAGCTGCTGCCACGGGAATTGATGGTAATAATTCAATATTCCTAGTTGCCTATAGTGTGCTTGAATCAGAGATTACTGCATCGTGGACATGGTTCCTTGAGTCGCTAAAAAGAGCAATTGGGACACCAGACGGTCTTGTCATCTCATCTGACATGCAAAAAGGGTTAGAAGTAGCTATTAAGCATGTTTATCCTAATGTTGAGCATAGAGAATGCATAAGGCACTTGTATAGCAACTTTAAGAAACATTTTCGTGGTGACTTCTTCTACTCTAACCTATGGGGTGCTGCATTAACATACCATTCCAGTGAGCATGATAGATTTATGAAACAAATTGCTGGTTTGCGTGAAAATGCGATTACATATCTTACTCAGAACCATAATAAGATATGGAGTCGAAGCAAGTTTGGCACAATATCCAAGTGTGATTATATTACCAACAATATCTCTGAGGCATTTAATTCTTGGATAGGAAAACTGCGTTATAAGCCGGTGTTGGATCTCGTTGATTCCATTAGGGAAAAAATGATAAAACGATTTGATAAGAAAAGAAGGATTGTAAAAAAATGGAATGGCACTTTAGTTCCTAAGGCAAAAAGTTATCTCAATCAGATCTCCAAG AACTTGGGTGAATACAAAGTTTCAAGAACCGGTGATACTCAAGCCAAAGtaacatataaaacaaaacgTTATGAGGTTAATCTTCTTGAGACAAAATGCAGTTGTCGGTTGTGGCAAGTTAAAGGTCTCCCTTGTGTACATGCAACAGCTTTGATTGCTTTCACAAGAGATAGTGATTGGGACAAATATGTTGATCCATATTTCTCCATTGAGAAATTTAAGGAAGCATATGCTTTAGATTTTGGTACAATATTTGGGAAAGATCAATGGGTACATATAGATACAGAGGAGAAGATATACCCGCCTATTATTAAACGCCCTCCCGGAAGACCgaaaaaaaacagaattgtATCACGAAACGAACCCAAAAGGAGAAGTCATAAGTGTCCGCGATGTGGTCAGTTTGGACACCGTGAAAAGACATGCAATAACGCATCATCTCAAAGTTCTGATCAATATGAAACATCTGAAGcacataataataaaag GAGACGAGGAAAGAAGAGGAAAGCTCATGAAAATGGTGCAGATTAA